In the genome of Anabaena cylindrica PCC 7122, the window TAGCAGTGATTGGGGTAGCAATGGTGTTAAATGTGGGTAGAGGTGAATATCCTATCTCTCCCCTAGATATTATTAAAACTCTATTGGGTGTTGATACAGGAAACCCTGATCATTTATTTGTTATTAATTCCTTGCGTCTACCTCGTACCGTTGTAGCTTTTATGGTGGGAGTGGCGCTGGCTATTTCTGGAACTATCTTCCAAGGTTTAACACGCAATCCCTTAGCTGACCCCGGTATTATTGGCATCAATTCTGGAGCAAGTCTAGCCGCAGTTACAGTTATTGTCTTATTTCCCTCCGCACCAGTTTACATCTTGCCTTTATCAGCCTTTTGCGGGGCTTTGTTGATGGCTACTTTAATTTACTGGTTAGCTTGGAATAATGGCAGTTCGCCGATTTTATTAATTTTAATGGGAGTGGGTTTATCTGCGATCGCTAGTGCCTTCACCAGTTTAATGATTACCTTCGGAGACATTTACAGCGTTAGTGATGCTTTGGTTTGGTTAGCTGGTAGTGTTTACGGACGCACCTGGGAACAAGTATTTTCATTTTTACCTTGGTTAATTATTTTTGTACCAATGGCGTTGACATTAGCCAGACATTTGAACGCCTTAAATTTAGGAGATGATATTGCTAGAAGTTTAGGCAGTCACGTGGAATGGCAGCGTAGTTTACTGTTGCTAGTAGCAGTAGCCCTAGCAGGTGCATCAGTAGCCACAGCCGGAATGATCGGCTTTGTCGGTTTAATAGCACCCCATTTAGGAAGGCAATTAGTAGGTACAAATCATCACGGTTTGATTCCTACTTCTGCACTGCTAGGAGGAATGATTGTTGTGGTAGCAGACTTATTAGGAAGAACTATATTTGCACCTATTGAAATTCCCTGTGGAGTTGTTACCGCTGCCGTGGGCGCTCCTTATTTTATGTATTTATTAATTCGTGATCGGAAAAAATAGTCTGAATCAGGATTTCCAGGATTTAAGGATTAACAGGATAAAAATTAATATTCTATTACCAATCACCAATTATGAAAGGATTATCAACGAAAAGTTTATCTTTAGCTTATGATGGTACGACAATTATATGGGATCTAAATTTAGCGATTCCTAGCGGAAAGATTAGTGCTTTAGTCGGTGCTAATGGTTGCGGAAAATCTACTTTATTAAGAGGGTTGGCTAGATTACTTAAACCTCGTGGTGGTGCAGTATATCTTGATGGAGAATCTATTTTTCAACTTTCGACAAAAGAAGTAGCCCAGCAATTGGGAATTTTGCCTCAAAGTCCCATAGCACCAGAAGGTTTAACAGTCAGAGATTTAGTAGCCCAAGGACGTTATCCTTATCAAAATTGGTTGCAGCAATGGTCTCAGAAAGATGAAAAAATTGTTCAGCAGGCGTTAGAAATTACAGATTTGCTCAAGTTATCTGAACGGGCATTAGATACTTTATCAGGTGGACAAAAACAACGAGCTTGGATTGCCATGGCATTAGCTCAAGATACGGATATTTTATTATTGGATGAACCGACTACTTTTTTAGATTTAGCACACCAAATAGAAGTCTTAGATTTGTTGTATGAATTAAACCAATTTCAGGGCAGAACTATCGTCATGGTGTTGCATGATTTAAATCAAGCTTGTCGTTATGCTGATTATTTAGTAGCCATTAAAGAAGGCAGAATTTTTACTGCTGGAGAACCACAAGAAGTTATGACTGAGGAAATGGTAAAAGAGGTTTTTGAGTTAGAGTGTCGTGTTATTG includes:
- a CDS encoding FecCD family ABC transporter permease, whose product is MKVDWLVIRSSAISFRIDRRVPTMLLFLLAVIGVAMVLNVGRGEYPISPLDIIKTLLGVDTGNPDHLFVINSLRLPRTVVAFMVGVALAISGTIFQGLTRNPLADPGIIGINSGASLAAVTVIVLFPSAPVYILPLSAFCGALLMATLIYWLAWNNGSSPILLILMGVGLSAIASAFTSLMITFGDIYSVSDALVWLAGSVYGRTWEQVFSFLPWLIIFVPMALTLARHLNALNLGDDIARSLGSHVEWQRSLLLLVAVALAGASVATAGMIGFVGLIAPHLGRQLVGTNHHGLIPTSALLGGMIVVVADLLGRTIFAPIEIPCGVVTAAVGAPYFMYLLIRDRKK
- a CDS encoding ABC transporter ATP-binding protein, whose amino-acid sequence is MKGLSTKSLSLAYDGTTIIWDLNLAIPSGKISALVGANGCGKSTLLRGLARLLKPRGGAVYLDGESIFQLSTKEVAQQLGILPQSPIAPEGLTVRDLVAQGRYPYQNWLQQWSQKDEKIVQQALEITDLLKLSERALDTLSGGQKQRAWIAMALAQDTDILLLDEPTTFLDLAHQIEVLDLLYELNQFQGRTIVMVLHDLNQACRYADYLVAIKEGRIFTAGEPQEVMTEEMVKEVFELECRVIADPVVGTPMCVPIGRKGK